Proteins encoded by one window of Lathyrus oleraceus cultivar Zhongwan6 chromosome 1, CAAS_Psat_ZW6_1.0, whole genome shotgun sequence:
- the LOC127122509 gene encoding outer plastidial membrane protein porin-like, whose protein sequence is MAKGPGLYSDIGKKARDLLFKDYNTDQKFTLTTYSPNGVSITTSSTKKGEVFVADVNTQLKHKNVTTDVKVDTASNLFTTITVNEAAPGLKTILSFRVPEQRSGKVEVQYLHDYAGVSASVGLTANPIVNLSGVIGTNVIALGHDLSYDTKTGELTKFNAGLNFTKDDLVASLVLNEKGNVLNASYYHVVNPFTKTAVGAEVAHRFSTKENTLTLGTQHALDPLTTVKARFNNFGKASALIQHEWRPKSLLTISAEVDTKAIEKSAKVGLSLALKP, encoded by the exons ATGGCGAAGGGTCCAGGTCTCTACTCTGACATCGGCAAAAAAGCCAGAG aTCTTCTGTTCAAGGATTACAACACTGACCAGAAGTTCACTCTCACTACTTATTCACCCAATGGAGTT TCTATAACCACCTCAAGTACCAAAAAGGGTGAGGTTTTTGTTGCTGATGTTAACACGCAGTTGAAGCACAAGAATGTCACTACTGATGTCAAAGTGGACACAGCTTCTAAT CTCTTCACAACAATCACCGTTAATGAGGCAGCTCCTGGCCTCAAGACTATTCTTAGCTTCAGAGTTCCTGAACAAAGGTCTGGAAAG GTGGAAGTTCAATACTTGCATGACTATGCAGGAGTTTCTGCCAGTGTTGGTTTGACAGCAAACCCAATTGTCAACCTCTCTGGTGTTATTGGAACTAATGTAATTGCTCTCGGTCACGATCTTTCTTACGACACTAAAACAGGCGAATTAACTAAGTTTAATGCTGGTTTGAACTTCACCAAAGATGATTTGGTTGCTTCATTGGTTCT GAATGAGAAAGGTAATGTCCTGAATGCTTCATACTACCATGTTGTCAACCCCTTTACCAAAACAGCTGTTGGTGCTGAGGTAGCTCACCGATTCTCGACCAAAGAGAACACACTCACACTTGGAACTCAGCATGCATTAGATCCATTGACCACCGTGAAAGCCCGATTCAACAACTTTGGAAAGGCAAGCGCCCTTATCCAGCACGAGTGGCGTCCAAAATCATTGTTGACCATTTCTGCTGAGGTGGACACTAAGGCTATTGAGAAGAGTGCAAAGGTTGGATTATCTTTGGCTCTCAAACCTTGA
- the LOC127122516 gene encoding hypersensitive-induced response protein 2 encodes MGQALGCYQVDQSNVAIKEQFGKFIDVLEPGCHCLPWCLGYQIAGGLSLRVQQLDVKCETKTKDNVFVNVVASVQYRAVADKASDAFYKLTNTREQIQSYVFDVIRASVPKLELDAVFEQKNDIAKAVEDELEKAMSTYGYEIVQTLIVDIEPDVNVKRAMNEINAASRMRLAANEKAEAEKILQIKKAEGEAESKYLSGLGIARQRQAIVDGLRDSVLQFSENVPGTSAKDVMDMVLVTQYFDTMKEIGASSKSSSVFIPHGPGAVRDIAVQIRDGLLQGNAANI; translated from the exons ATGGGTCAAGCTTTGGGATGCTACCAAGTGGATCAGTCCAATGTTGCTATAAAGGAGCAATTTGGGAAATTTATTGATGTTTTGGAACCTGGATGTCATTGCCTACCTTGGTGTCTTGGTTACCAGATAGCTGGTGGATTATCGCTTCGTGTCCAGCAACTCGATGTTAAATGCGAGACGAAAACAAAG GATAATGTTTTTGTGAATGTGGTTGCGTCTGTACAATACCGCGCTGTCGCTGATAAAGCGTCTGATGCCTTTTATAAGCTCACCAACACAAGGGAACAGATCCAATCATATGTTTTCGATG TTATAAGGGCCAGCGTGCCAAAGTTGGAGCTGGATGCGGTCTTTGAGCAGAAGAATGATATAGCAAAGGCCGTCGAAGATGAGCTCGAGAAGGCGATGTCGACCTACGGTTACGAGATAGTCCAGACTCTCATTGTTGATATTGAGCCTGATGTGAATGTCAAGAGAGCAATGAATGAGATCAATGCAG CCTCAAGAATGAGGTTGGCTGCAAACGAGAAAGCCGAAGCAGAAAAGATATTGCAGATCAAGAAAGCTGAAGGAGAAGCCGAGTCCAAGTACCTATCAGGACTCGGTATAGCTCGTCAACGTCAAGCTATTGTAGACGGACTGAGGGACAGTGTTCTTCAGTTCTCTGAGAACGTACCCGGAACATCGGCTAAAGATGTCATGGACATGGTGCTGGTAACTCAATACTTCGACACCATGAAGGAAATTGGAGCGTCGTCGAAATCTTCATCTGTGTTCATACCACATGGTCCTGGTGCTGTTAGAGACATTGCTGTACAGATAAGGGATGGTCTCCTTCAGGGAAATGCTGCAAACATATAA
- the LOC127096032 gene encoding uncharacterized protein LOC127096032 yields the protein MAGEQHSDHSRPLVNYNMDDGPPSHEADVRDGHPSTPSPEPQNNGDASHAHNLGAETFHPIPVPVEGDAVMIAMVNALNQAGSMLHQQHERIMALEAERQEARPQPVSRIQQRSEPTKKRGRRSPEPHVSRARARRDGGRARTSPRRGHSPDNNELSPLRSDEEDLHCPLSRAIMEAPLPKGMEKPPNLAVYDGTTDPDDHVDNVNAMLDYRNDITGHLKCRLFSTTLRKGAMAWYKSLAPESITSWRVMRSMFTRHFTASRRHPKTEATLEAIVQKKNETLRSYIERFNQEAVEVDTTEHMKKYLLERGLLPGSELSRAVGIEPPRTLNELLHKAQAYIRYEEKQVAHNARSGRNAGETEHSKREDTSISRRNGDKRREERPRELREGRGPAGRYSEYTLLTAPRERILAECINSEFKQGRVRFPKPSAPKPHTDKSKYCRFHRSHGHVTEDCVHLKDAIEILIQEGHLKQYTRKNEAPRHDEPEKKRPREDTPPDNSPHQVALCVSRPEDFFLPEPLPEGKITALSPWENFPTTLVISGGGTNGESAALSVKRKFDELLLAAPEQKATLTKYRGKSNPISFFLEELPGGSPNSGIPLLIRAKMAQFDVRRILVDQGSSVDIMYVHLFKTLKLDKTNLAPYVGSDLQGFNGATTRPWGYVELLVTFGEQETAREVKTQFLVVDCPSLYNCIFGRPTLAELTAVPSTVHLKMKYYTKLGRVVTIHGDIEAARRCYDAAVKGQAVVSTKSNCNNKKLKTEDPARGVNAIDLDCRIGLDETEEGRFPKERSLEHPVRPIPDGEFELIPLGDDPERTVKIGKGLPEETREELVACLKENSDLFAWNAAEMPGLDPEIACHKLALDRAAKPIAQRRRKQSPEKAEAAERAVKDLLEANFISEAQYTTWLSNVVLVKKNNGKWRMCVDYTDLNRACPKDAFPLPNIDSLVDNSAGFKLLSFMDAYSGYNQIPMSPADKKHTAFMTPTGNYYYNVMPFGLKNAGATYQRMMNKVFKDEIGDMLEVYMDDMIVKSHEEITHARHLTKVFEQARQCKMRFNPEKCTFGVRAGKFLGFYLTERGIEANPDKCRAFSEFPTPKTKKSIQSLNGVLASLSRFIAKSAQHALPFFRLLRKEATFDWTDECEQALLHLKKVLSQPPVLSRPSEKETLYLYLSVATEAVSAVLIRETDEGQKPIYFTSKALQGPELRYQQIEKVALALINTARRLRYYFLAHTIKVRTDQPIKQLLGRPDMAGRMLKWSLELSEFDIQYESRKALKAQALADFVAEMTHCPTPAESAHKWTIFVDGASSTSGSGAGIILENEEGILIEALVTDNGTQFTDGGFQDFVASLGTTQHFTSVEHPQTNGQAEAANRVILRGLKRRLGEAKRAWVEELHSVLWAYRTTPHSTTGETPFRLTYGTEAVIPVEIRTPTRRTEEPLDEEMNDETLRAELDLVEEIRSEAALRETTLKQKIALRHDAKVIKREFQVGTLVLRRNQKNPREGKLAANWEGPYRVRDKTSNGAYYLENLQGEQLARPWNAEKLRQYYS from the exons ATGGCCGGAGAACAACATAGCGATCACAGCCGTCCCCTCGTCAACTACAATATGGACGACGGCCCGCCATCCCATGAAGCGGACGTTCGGGACGGTCATCCATCCACCCCGTCTCCAGAGCCCCAAAACAACGGAGATGCCTCTCACGCCCACAATTTAGGGGCAGAGACATTTCATCCCATTCCCGTTCCCGTAGAAGGAGACGCCGTAATGATTGCCATGGTGAATGCCCTCAATCAGGCCGGTTCTATGCTCCACCAGCAGCACGAACGAATCATGGCCCTCGAAGCCGAACGACAAGAGGCCCGGCCCCAGCCGGTGAGTAGGATACAACAACGTTCGGAGCCAACGAAGAAGCGAGGACGTCGCTCTCCAGAACCCCACGTCAGCAGGGCACGCGCTCGTCGTGACGGTGGTCGAGCGAGAACATCACCAAGGCGCGGGCACAGCCCCGACAACAACGAACTGTCTCCCTTAAGGAGCGACGAGGAAGATTTGCATTGCCCCCTATCTCGGGCAATAATGGAAGCCCCGCTCCCCAAAGGCATGGAGAAACCACCAAATCTAGCTGTGTACGACGGGACTACAGATCCCGACGATCACGTCGACAACGTCAACGCGATGCTCGACTACCGCAATGATATAACCGGGCACCTCAAATGCCGACTGTTCTCAACGACCCTCAGGAAAGGGGCCATGGCTTGGTACAAAAGCTTGGCCCCTGAGTCCATTACGTCATGGAGAGTCATGAGGTCCATGTTCACCAGGCACTTTACAGCTTCCCGTCGTCACCCCAAGACTGAGGCGACCCTTGAAGCCATAGtgcagaagaagaatgaaacACTGCGCTCATACATCGAGCGATTCAACCAAGAAGCTGTCGAGGTAGATACCACCGAGCACATGAAGAAGTATCTCCTCGAGAGAGGTCTCTTGCCCGGCAGTGAACTTAGCAGAGCCGTAGGGATCGAGCCTCCCCGCACCTTAAACGAGCTCCTGCATAAAGCCCAGGCCTACATCAGATACGAGGAAAAGCAGGTGGCACACAATGCCCGCAGCGGACGTAACGCTGGGGAGACCGAGCACTCAAAACGCGAGGACACGAGCATTTCCCGTCGCAACGGAGACAAACGAAGAGAAGAAAGACCTCGCGAGCTCCGGGAAGGAAGAGGCCCCGCGGGCAGATATAGCGAGTACACCTTACTGACAGCTCCTCGAGAGCGCATCCTCGCAGAATGTATCAACTCTGAATTTAAGCAGGGCAGGGTCAGGTTCCCAAAACCGTCTGCACCAAAGCCCCACACCGACAAATCAAAGTACTGCCGGTTCCACAGAAGTCACGGGCACGTGACCGAAGACTGCGTCCACCTGAAGGATGCGATAGAAATTTTAATCCAAGAGGGGCACCTGAAGCAGTATACGAGGAAGAACGAAGCTCCCAGACACGACGAGCCAGAGAAGAAGAGACCCCGGGAAGACACACCCCCTGACAACTCTCCCCATCAAGTGGCCCTCTGCGTGTCACGACCGGAAGATTTCTTCCTCCCCGAACCATTGCCCGAGGGCAAGATCACTGCACTCAGCCCCTGGGAAAACTTCCCTACCACACTGGTGATATCAGGAGGAGGAACTAACGGGGAATCCGCGGCCCTCTCCGTCAAACGTAAGTTCGACGAACTCCTACTGGCTGCCCCCGAGCAGAAAGCGACATTGACAAAATACCGGGGAAAATCCAACCCAATATCCTTCTTCCTGGAGGAACTCCCGGGCGGATCCCCGAACTCGGGCATCCCGCTATTGATAAGGGCAAAGATGGCCCAATTCGACGTACGACGCATCCTGGTCGACCAAGGCAGCTCAGTGGATATCATGTACGTCCACCTCTTCAAGACTCTGAAGCTAGACAAGACCAACTTAGCCCCCTACGTCGGATCAGATCTCCAAGGATTCAACGGAGCAACAACCAGACCGTGGGGATATGTTGAGCTCCTCGTCACCTTCGGCGAACAAGAAACGGCCAGGGAAGTCAAAACCCAATTCCTGGTCGTAGACTGTCCGTCTCTCTACAATTGCATCTTTGGACGCCCGACACTGGCCGAACTCACCGCGGTCCCATCCACCGTCCACCTGAAGATGAAATACTACACCAAATTGGGACGTGTGGTCACCATCCATGGTGACATCGAAGCAGCCCGGCGATGCTACGACGCCGCAGTAAAAGGACAGGCCGTAGTCAGCACGAAGAGCAACTGCAACAACAAAAAACTCAAGACCGAGGATCCTGCCCGAGGAGTCAACGCCATCGACCTCGACTGTCGCATCGGGCTGGACGAGACCGAAGAGGGGAGGTTCCCCAAGGAACGCTCTCTCGAACACCCGGTCCGACCAATCCCCGACGGGGAGTTCGAACTCATTCCTCTTGGGGACGATCCGGAAAGGACGGTGAAAATAGGTAAGGGACTACCCGAGGAAACAAGAGAAGAGCTAGTAGCATGCCTCAAAGAGAACTCCGACCTCTTCGCGTGGAATGCCGCAGAAATGCCCGGGCTGGACCCCGAGATCGCGTGTCATAAGCTAGCTTTAGACCGGGCAGCCAAGCCCATAGCACAGCGTAGACGCAAGCAATCGCCCGAAAAGGCAGAGGCTGCCGAGCGAGCTGTAAAAGACCTCTTAGAGGCAAATTTTATTTCTGAAGCCCAGTACACAACCTGGCTCTCTAATGTAGTCCTCgttaagaaaaataatggaaaatggcgtatgtgtgttgattatactgATCTTAATAGGGCTTGCCCGAAAGATGCTTTCCCCCTCCCTAATATAGACTCGCTCGTTGACAACTCTGCAGGTTTTAAACTCTTGTCCTTCATGGACGCATATAGTGGATACAACCAGATCCCTATGTCGCCCGCAGACAAGAAACACACAGCGTTCATGACCCCAACGGGCAATTACTATTACAACGTGATGCCGTTCGGGCTCAAGAACGCTGGCGCTACATACCAACGCATGATGAACAAAGTCTTCAAGGACGAAATAGGGGACATGCTCGAAGTGTACATGGACGATATGATCGTCAAATCACACGAGGAGATAACCCATGCTCGACACCTTACGAAGGTATTCGAGCAGGCGAGACAGTGTAAAATGAGGTTCAACCCCGAAAAATGCACGTTCGGAGTCCGAGCAGGCAAGTTCCTCGGTTTCTATCTCACCGAAAGAGGGATCGAGGCCAACCCCGACAAATGCCGGGCATTCTCGGAGTTTCCGACCCCGAAAACCAAAAAATCGATCCAGTCGCTCAATGGAGTGCTCGCCTCACTCTCCCGTTTCATCGCCAAGTCCGCCCAGCACGCATTGCCATTCTTCAGACTCCTTCGCAAAGAGGCTACCTTCGACTGGACCGACGAATGCGAGCAAGCGCTACTCCATCTAAAGAAGGTTCTGTCCCAACCCCCGGTCTTATCACGGCCATCAGAAAAGGAAACCCTATACTTATACCTATCCGTGGCAACCGAGGCCGTCAGCGCCGTTCTAATAAGAGAAACCGACGAAGGACAAAAACCCATCTATTTTACGAGTAAAGCACTCCAAGGTCCCGAGCTCCGATATCAGCAAATCGAAAAGGTCGCCCTGGCCCTCATCAACACAGCGAGGAGACTACGATATTACTTCCTCGCACACACGATAAAGGTGAGGACCGACCAGCCAATCAAACAGCTGCTCGGGCGCCCGGATATGGCCGGGAGGATGCTCAAGTGGTCACTAGAACTCTCCGAATTCGACATACAATACGAAAGTAGGAAAGCCTTGAAAGCTCAGGCACTGGCCGACTTCGTCGCGGAGATGACCCACTGCCCGACTCCAGCAGAAAGCGCCCACAAATGGACGATCTTCGTCGATGGCGCCTCTAGCACATCAGGCAGCGGGGCCGGGATCATCCTCGAAAATGAAGAAGGGATCCTGATAGAG GCACTTGTCACAGACAACGGGACACAATTCACAGACGGAGGATTCCAGGACTTCGTCGCCAGCCTGGGCACCACACAGCATTTCACGTCTGTCGAGCATCCGCAGACGAACGGGCAAGCAGAGGCGGCCAACAGGGTAATCTTACGTGGCCTCAAACGCAGACTCGGCGAGGCAAAGAGGGCATGGGTCGAGGAGCTACATAGCGTCCTATGGGCCTACCGCACGACACCACATTCTACCACCGGGGAAACCCCGTTCCGACTAACTTACGGCACCGAGGCAGTCATCCCGGTGGAGATACGGACGCCAACGAGGAGGACAGAGGAGCCCCTAGACGAGGAAATGAACGATGAAACCCT